A window of Castanea sativa cultivar Marrone di Chiusa Pesio chromosome 1, ASM4071231v1 contains these coding sequences:
- the LOC142622162 gene encoding uncharacterized protein LOC142622162 has protein sequence MAQLNANLFDSSEVEAEAEDGIFELEHLPLSQRRKLLRASTKRHKGFGGIVQNGSETKISMPCVDVVVKKEDLNCDSSQGVLPFPSACSARVGDQQLSKKQNYDSEDPSGVSSEDPCCRILLDSAIDHCSQSSTCGKYVGMPGNGNHHDTQVNAYPYSEQRRCSGVNTDNVGEEKKHDVDDCTLHKSQTLLVVPAKIKVEHSDNLLNSLGNGVNGFAGDDMSAVAVKTEIPSDSPDDDLDHIVLKERRRMLLSRKLLELANPLQEGTSGGLSEILKQQYAEKGKEDDHVGELVPGNQLDDKPEGTAFVSCRTLVTGSPDDIIAEMSSVVNQYSSESTKSGDDTEIHVSDRNFSSERMMVELNSSEGQGYVPSNTSSACTSLSSTFVKVKDEPGDNNNLPDPDKNAMHNFSFNKQPLKSELGVSDKLYGDDVDHMPLRDRMKMPILVENNISRNNEYLKKSVLSSVRCSIIASESADPIRISRPRKRKKTVTDSVESALEEDAPGLLKVLIDKGVSVDEIKLYGEMESDEALDESFIEESFSELEAVITKLFSQRESFIKFAPVRCTKGARATYCLACLFSLVEQARYLQFRQWPVEWGWCRDLQSFIFVFKRHNRIVLERPEYGYATYFFEIVDSLPVDWQIKRLVTAMRLSSCGRVSLIENKALVVGEDLTEGEAKVLMEYGWVPNSGLGSMLNYCDRVVHDRKNERDSSEWRSKIAKMLMDGYNGGIRVATNIPKKFENNVGSQNPEIKLEF, from the exons ATGGCTCAattgaatgcaaatttgtttgaTTCCTCCGAGGTTGAGGCCGAGGCTGAGGATGGaatttttgagcttgagcatcTTCCATTGTCACAAAGGCGAAAGCTTTTGAGGGCTTCAACTAAGCGCCATAAGGGTTTTGGTGGCATTGTCCAAAATGGAAGTGAAACAAAAATATCTAT GCCTTGCGTTGATGTGGTTGTCAAAAAAGAAGATTTGAACTGTGATTCATCACAG GGTGTTCTCCCTTTCCCTTCTGCTTGCTCTGCGAGAGTAGGAGATCAGCAATTgtcaaagaaacaaaattatgaTAGTGAAGATCCCAGCGGAGTTTCTTCTGAAGATCCATGCTGTAGAATTCTGCTTGACTCTGCAATTGATCATTGTTCACAAAGTTCTACTTGCGGAAAATATGTGGGTATGCCTGGAAATGGCAACCACCATGACACTCAAGTAAATGCATATCCCTATTCTGAGCAGAGAAGATGTAGTGGAGTTAACACTGATAATGttggagaagagaaaaaacatgATGTTGATGATTGCACTTTGCACAAAAGTCAGACATTGCTGGTGGTTCCTGCCAAAATTAAGGTTGAACATTCTGACAACTTGCTAAATTCATTGGGTAATGGTGTAAATGGCTTTGCTGGTGATGACATGTCAGCAGTTGCGGTAAAAACTGAAATCCCCAGTGACTCTCCTGATGATGATCTTGATCACATTGTGCTGAAAGAGCGGCGAAGGATGCTGCTATCAAG GAAACTGTTGGAGCTTGCTAACCCACTTCAAGAG GGTACTTCTGGAGGCTTATCAGAAATCCTTAAACAACAGTACGCtgaaaaaggaaaggaagacGATCATGTTGGAGAGTTGGTGCCTGGAAATCAACTTGACGACAAGCCTGAAGGAACtgcttttgtttcctgcagaaCTTTGGTAACTGGTTCGCCAGATGACATTATTGCAGAAATGTCTTCTGTAGTCAATCAATATTCAAGCGAATCAACTAAATCAGGTGATGATACGGAAATTCATGTAAGTGACAGGAACTTCTCATCAGAGAGAATGATGGTGGAGTTGAATTCATCTGAGGGGCAGGGTTATGTGCCTTCTAACACAAGTAGTGCATGTACTTCACTTTCATCAACCTTTGTTAAGGTCAAGGATGAACCTGGGGATAACAATAACTTACCTGACCCTGACAAGAATGCTATGCATAACTTTTCCTTTAACAAGCAGCCATTGAAGAGTGAATTGGGAGTCTCTGATAAACTATATGGAGATGATGTAGACCATATGCCACTGCGAGACCGGATGAAGATGCCAATATTGGTGGAAAATAACATATCGAGGAACAATGAATACTTGAAGAAAAGTGTGCTGTCTTCTGTTAGATGTAGCATTATTGCTTCAGAATCTGCTGATCCAATACGCATAAGCCGTCCACGGAAGAGAAAAAAGACTGTCAC TGATTCTGTTGAGTCAGCATTGGAGGAAGATGCTCCTGGACTCCTGAAG GTGTTGATTGACAAAGGGGTCTCAGTTGATGAAATTAAGCTTTATGGGGAGATGGAGAGTGATGAAGCTCTTGATGAGTCATTTATTGAAGAAAGTTTTTCTGAGCTTGAAGCTGTGATTACAAAG CTTTTCTCTCAGCGGGAATCCTTTATAAAATTTGCTCCTGTACGATGCACAAAGGGTGCTAGAGCTACTTATTGCTTGGCCTGTCTATTTTCACTTGTGGAGCAg gCCCGATATTTGCAGTTTCGACAATGGCCTGTTGAATGGGGGTGGTGCCGAGACCTCCAATCATTTATATTTGTCTTTAAAAGACATAACAG GATAGTGCTGGAACGTCCTGAATATGGCTATGCAACGTACTTTTTTGAGATAGTGGATTCCTTACCCGTTGACTGGCAGATCAAGCGTTTGGTGACTGCAATGAGGCTTAGTAGCTGTGGCAGGGTTTCGCTAATTGAGAACAAAGCATTAGTG GTTGGAGAAGACTTGACTGAAGGGGAGGCAAAGGTTTTAATGGAATACGGTTGGGTACCAAATAGCGGCTTGGGATCGATGCTTAACTATTGTGACAGAGTTGTGCATGATAGGAAGAATGAGAGAGACAGCTCAGAATGGAGATCCAAGATAGCAAAGATGCTGATGGATGGTTACAACGGTGGAATTAGGGTTGCAACCAACATTCCAAAGAAATTTGAGAACAACGTAGGTTCtcaaaacccagaaattaaGTTGGAGTTTTAA